The DNA segment AATCCGGTGATCTCTAAGATTTTAGTGGCGATCTCTTCTACGGAGTGATTGGTGGTGTTCACAAAAGGAATACGCTCTTTTTGGTACATCATTTCGACCTCTTTAACTTCCATACGGCATTGACGCAGCGAAGAATAGCGGCTGTTAGACATTCGACTGTGGCGAATTTCATGGAGACGTTCCGGATCAATCGTGAGTCCAAATAACTTACCTTTGTTACGTTTTAAGGCGTCGGGAAGTTTTAAGTTATCCATGTCATCTTCGGTAAATGGATAGTTGGCCGCTTTTATACCAAATTGCATAGAAAGGTAGAGGCTCGACGGGGTTTTACCGCAGCGAGACACACCTAATAATATCAGATCAGCTTTATCCATATGTTTCATGGTTTGGCCATCATCATTTTCCATAGCGTAGTTAATAGCATCGATACGTGCTTCATAACCTTCATTGGCTTTACCATGAGTACGATGCATTGCAGGAGTAGCAGCA comes from the Shewanella halifaxensis HAW-EB4 genome and includes:
- the ppsR gene encoding posphoenolpyruvate synthetase regulatory kinase/phosphorylase PpsR; protein product: MLRKVFYISDGTAITAEVFGHAVLSQFPLEFDALTIPFVETEAKAEAVKAQINDCFITTGERPLVFHSIVKPEIRDVIYSSEGLDYDFLNTFVAPLEKQLGIAATPAMHRTHGKANEGYEARIDAINYAMENDDGQTMKHMDKADLILLGVSRCGKTPSSLYLSMQFGIKAANYPFTEDDMDNLKLPDALKRNKGKLFGLTIDPERLHEIRHSRMSNSRYSSLRQCRMEVKEVEMMYQKERIPFVNTTNHSVEEIATKILEITGLKRHMF